The following coding sequences lie in one Silvanigrella aquatica genomic window:
- a CDS encoding DHA2 family efflux MFS transporter permease subunit, with translation MNKPMNKRIIIGILASVLFMEMMDSTIINTAIPEIAKSFQTNPVNLRFAVTSYLLSLAIFIPISGWAADTYGTKTVFSNAIIVFTISSIFCGFSNSLWEMAIFRALQGFGGAMMTPVARLIMVRVFPPHELVRATMNIFIPALLGPVMGPLVGGLITSYSNWRWIFFINIPIGIAALLLTYKYIENEVAENKTDADIIGFLLIGTSLSCFAIAMESVGETIIPAALLKIILSVGIIAFIMFIIHAIQYKDRSILNLQLFKYRTFRFGVIGNVIAYISTGGVAFLLPLLFQLQFGLSPAMSGLLIAPMAVGAIIMRGISPKLIKKYGFKRVISIAPLGICFSLLAISFINKESSYLYICLSCGFLGFFTILLMSSNGPMIYVDIPKAKSANATSLDITIRQFSAGLSIGFVSYLIIVFLNNLNTTIYSIDGIKAFHYTFFILSMIILIQILVSFGLKKQDGEAAAKGSK, from the coding sequence ATGAATAAACCCATGAATAAAAGAATTATCATAGGTATTCTTGCCTCTGTTTTATTTATGGAAATGATGGATTCAACAATCATCAATACGGCCATTCCTGAAATTGCAAAATCATTTCAAACAAATCCTGTTAATTTAAGATTTGCCGTAACTAGTTACCTTTTAAGTTTAGCCATTTTTATTCCTATCAGCGGATGGGCTGCAGATACATATGGAACTAAAACTGTTTTTTCAAATGCCATTATTGTTTTTACCATAAGTTCTATTTTTTGTGGATTTTCAAATTCCCTTTGGGAAATGGCCATATTCAGAGCCTTACAGGGGTTTGGCGGCGCCATGATGACTCCGGTCGCACGCCTTATTATGGTTCGAGTTTTTCCACCTCATGAGTTAGTAAGAGCTACCATGAATATCTTTATTCCTGCTTTGTTAGGGCCTGTAATGGGACCTCTGGTGGGTGGGCTAATTACAAGTTATTCAAATTGGCGCTGGATTTTTTTCATAAATATTCCAATAGGCATCGCAGCACTTCTGTTAACTTATAAATATATTGAAAATGAAGTTGCTGAAAATAAAACGGATGCCGATATTATTGGCTTTTTATTAATAGGAACTTCACTTTCGTGCTTCGCCATCGCTATGGAATCTGTAGGTGAAACAATTATTCCCGCTGCCCTATTAAAAATAATTTTATCTGTTGGTATTATTGCATTCATAATGTTTATTATTCATGCTATTCAATATAAAGACCGCTCTATTTTAAATTTACAACTCTTTAAATATCGTACATTTCGTTTTGGAGTGATTGGCAATGTCATAGCGTATATTTCTACGGGAGGAGTTGCTTTTTTATTACCCTTATTATTTCAATTACAATTTGGTTTATCACCAGCTATGTCTGGATTGCTCATTGCCCCTATGGCTGTTGGTGCAATCATAATGAGAGGCATTTCGCCTAAGCTTATTAAAAAATATGGTTTTAAACGGGTTATTTCTATAGCACCTTTAGGAATATGTTTTTCTTTACTCGCTATTTCTTTTATTAATAAAGAAAGTAGTTATTTATATATTTGTCTATCATGCGGATTTTTAGGATTTTTTACTATCTTGTTAATGTCCAGCAATGGACCAATGATTTACGTTGACATTCCAAAAGCAAAATCAGCAAATGCCACCAGCCTCGACATAACTATTAGACAATTTTCAGCAGGTCTCTCCATTGGATTCGTATCTTATTTAATCATTGTCTTTCTAAATAATTTAAATACAACAATTTATTCGATTGATGGTATTAAAGCATTTCACTATACATTTTTTATTTTATCAATGATAATATTAATACAAATTTTAGTTAGCTTTGGCCTTAAAAAACAAGATGGTGAAGCAGCAGCTAAAGGATCGAAGTAA
- a CDS encoding nitrilase-related carbon-nitrogen hydrolase, with translation MRISCIQTNPQNNKIENVDHILKLISKAAQEGAEVVVLPEMFTYMGNESLRKNTKCKIGEGVFLELQTAARELKINIVGGSHSEAIEKNSEKVFNTCVTFNKIGEIISTYRKLHLFNLKDKNGEPLYCESNSYEFGDLPQSYSLNSSEGNWNALNIICYDLRFPEIVRKNITQNSIAHDILFVPAAFKWQTGKDHWEILLRARAIENQCYVVACNQTGSYYNDQNRNYGNSMIIDPWGKIVARLGEECGILSADIHKHMLNEARLRLPALADRKIF, from the coding sequence ATGAGAATTTCATGTATTCAGACCAATCCACAGAATAATAAAATAGAGAATGTTGATCATATTTTAAAATTAATCTCAAAAGCCGCCCAAGAAGGCGCTGAAGTTGTTGTTTTACCTGAAATGTTTACTTACATGGGCAATGAATCTTTGCGCAAAAATACAAAATGCAAAATAGGTGAAGGTGTTTTTTTAGAATTACAAACAGCAGCAAGGGAATTAAAAATTAATATTGTAGGAGGAAGTCATTCTGAAGCAATTGAAAAAAATTCTGAGAAAGTTTTCAATACTTGTGTTACTTTTAATAAAATTGGGGAAATAATTTCTACATACAGAAAACTTCACCTATTTAATTTAAAAGATAAAAATGGCGAACCCTTATACTGTGAAAGTAATTCTTATGAATTTGGCGATCTGCCTCAATCTTACTCTCTGAATTCTTCTGAAGGAAATTGGAATGCCTTAAATATTATTTGCTACGACCTTCGCTTTCCTGAAATTGTCCGCAAAAATATCACTCAAAATTCCATAGCGCACGATATCCTTTTTGTACCCGCTGCATTCAAATGGCAAACAGGAAAAGATCATTGGGAAATATTACTTCGCGCACGGGCTATTGAAAATCAATGTTACGTTGTAGCTTGCAATCAAACAGGATCTTATTATAATGATCAAAATAGAAATTATGGTAATAGCATGATCATTGACCCCTGGGGAAAAATCGTTGCCCGACTTGGAGAAGAGTGTGGTATATTAAGTGCAGATATTCACAAGCATATGCTTAATGAAGCACGACTCAGATTGCCTGCATTGGCAGATAGGAAAATTTTCTAA
- the htpX gene encoding protease HtpX, translating to MAKRIFLFLFVNILVMITITAITSILGVNHYVTSKGLDYTKLLAFCLVWGFLGAFISLAISRWIAKFSMGITPINPEQCNATERELYNQVAKLAQRAGLPKTPEVGIYESADINAFATGPSKSRSLVAVSSGLLDRMSSNEREGVLAHEIAHIANGDMVTMTLIQGVVNAFVMFFARIIAYATTQFVKEDIRPLVNMIVVIVLEILFSILGSIVIAWFSRQREFKADLGGAQLAGKSSMIAALAALQRVYDSPLPEGEETPKSIAAFKISNKSGFLEIFSTHPPLEVRIQALRQNNQIL from the coding sequence ATGGCAAAAAGAATATTTTTGTTTTTATTTGTAAATATATTAGTAATGATAACAATTACAGCCATTACATCTATTCTAGGTGTAAATCATTACGTGACAAGCAAAGGGTTGGACTATACCAAATTATTAGCTTTTTGCTTGGTTTGGGGATTTTTAGGCGCTTTTATTAGCCTTGCCATTTCGCGCTGGATTGCTAAGTTTTCCATGGGGATCACTCCTATAAATCCAGAGCAATGCAACGCCACAGAACGAGAATTATACAATCAAGTAGCAAAACTAGCTCAACGTGCAGGTCTTCCTAAAACTCCTGAAGTCGGAATTTATGAAAGTGCCGATATCAATGCTTTTGCAACGGGCCCTTCAAAAAGCCGATCCTTGGTGGCAGTATCTAGCGGTCTGCTCGACCGAATGAGTAGCAATGAAAGAGAAGGCGTTCTTGCACATGAAATTGCCCATATTGCCAACGGTGATATGGTGACCATGACTCTTATTCAAGGTGTGGTAAATGCCTTTGTTATGTTCTTTGCGCGAATTATTGCCTATGCAACAACTCAATTTGTGAAAGAGGACATTAGACCCTTAGTCAACATGATTGTTGTCATCGTACTTGAAATACTGTTCAGTATTTTAGGATCCATCGTCATTGCTTGGTTTTCACGACAAAGAGAATTTAAAGCCGATTTGGGAGGAGCGCAATTAGCTGGTAAATCGAGTATGATCGCTGCCCTTGCGGCATTACAACGTGTTTATGACAGTCCTTTGCCTGAAGGAGAAGAAACTCCCAAATCAATCGCAGCTTTTAAAATTTCGAATAAATCAGGATTCCTCGAAATATTTTCCACGCATCCTCCCCTTGAAGTCAGAATTCAAGCCTTAAGACAGAACAATCAAATATTATAA
- the panB gene encoding 3-methyl-2-oxobutanoate hydroxymethyltransferase — MLYSNTSVTNPYIKRKKIRIHDFLEMKKNAQKIASITCYDATFARIIEMTNIHFVLVGDSLGHVIQGKNSTISVTLEDVAYHVKCVSQAIKTPLLVADLPFLTSGISRHETMHNAGVLMRAGAEAVKIEGATTEICDQIHFLTSNGIPVMGHIGLMPQSVHAHSGYRVQGKTDFDKSKLLKQAQSLQDAGCFSLVIELTQSELAIDIKNKVKIPIIGIGSGNYCDGNILVLQDMLGMNKQFKPKFLKHYLDLEDNIKNAVNHYCNEVIASKSENEQNLL; from the coding sequence ATGCTTTATTCAAATACAAGTGTTACAAATCCATATATAAAACGAAAGAAAATACGCATTCATGATTTCCTAGAAATGAAAAAAAACGCCCAAAAAATTGCGTCAATAACTTGTTATGATGCTACATTTGCTCGTATTATTGAAATGACAAACATACATTTTGTGTTGGTTGGGGATAGTTTAGGGCATGTCATACAAGGAAAAAACTCCACGATATCAGTTACATTAGAAGACGTTGCATATCATGTGAAATGTGTGAGTCAAGCTATTAAAACTCCGCTGCTTGTAGCGGACTTGCCTTTTTTAACGTCAGGAATAAGTCGTCATGAAACCATGCACAACGCAGGTGTTTTGATGAGAGCGGGCGCTGAAGCTGTTAAAATAGAAGGAGCTACAACTGAAATTTGCGATCAAATTCACTTTTTAACAAGCAATGGCATTCCGGTGATGGGGCATATTGGATTAATGCCACAAAGCGTTCATGCGCACAGTGGTTATCGTGTTCAGGGAAAAACCGATTTTGATAAATCAAAACTTTTAAAACAAGCACAAAGTTTACAAGACGCAGGATGTTTTTCTTTGGTGATAGAGTTGACTCAATCTGAACTTGCTATTGATATTAAAAATAAAGTCAAAATTCCTATAATTGGCATTGGATCGGGAAATTATTGTGATGGTAATATTTTAGTATTACAAGATATGCTTGGGATGAATAAACAATTTAAACCAAAATTTTTAAAACATTATTTAGATCTTGAAGACAACATTAAAAATGCTGTGAATCATTATTGCAATGAAGTGATAGCTTCAAAAAGTGAGAATGAGCAAAATTTATTATGA
- a CDS encoding (2Fe-2S)-binding protein — MTEKKLSIEEIKAKIKIVCICKGIKQGRICEAIQKGANSVEKVNKQTGSGDGGCKATRCGPVIKKLIENKGKVILEPYETKIDDDDYGF; from the coding sequence ATGACTGAAAAAAAATTATCCATTGAAGAAATTAAAGCTAAAATAAAAATTGTATGTATTTGTAAAGGAATCAAACAAGGGCGTATTTGTGAAGCTATTCAAAAGGGTGCAAATTCCGTTGAAAAAGTAAATAAACAAACAGGCAGTGGCGATGGAGGATGCAAAGCTACCCGCTGTGGGCCTGTGATTAAAAAATTAATTGAAAATAAGGGAAAAGTGATTTTAGAGCCTTATGAAACAAAAATTGACGATGATGATTATGGATTTTAA
- a CDS encoding GIY-YIG nuclease family protein, translating into MSWKLYIIETKAGKLYTGITTNLTRRLQEHKNKKKGARFFYFSEPQSVVYVEDHISRSSASKREYEIKKMSRTEKMMLIKK; encoded by the coding sequence TTGAGTTGGAAATTGTATATTATTGAAACAAAAGCTGGAAAACTTTACACAGGTATTACAACAAATTTAACGAGGCGCCTTCAAGAGCATAAAAATAAAAAAAAAGGAGCTCGGTTTTTTTATTTTTCAGAACCTCAATCTGTCGTCTACGTAGAAGATCATATTTCTAGATCGTCAGCTTCTAAAAGAGAATATGAAATAAAAAAAATGAGTAGAACAGAAAAAATGATGCTTATAAAAAAATGA
- the dut gene encoding dUTP diphosphatase: MLKLEHSGTGEIFYATKHSAGFDICANQNLTIRPQEWALVKTGLRIVESQGAGFVQFGSQELFAVPEMQIRPRSGLAFKNGITVLNAPSTIDADYRGEIMITLINHSKNDFIINAGDRIAQGICSLAIHLPGLKVRDVERGEGGFGSSGKN, encoded by the coding sequence ATGTTGAAATTAGAGCATTCTGGAACAGGTGAAATCTTTTATGCCACAAAGCATTCCGCGGGGTTTGATATTTGTGCAAATCAAAATTTGACCATTCGCCCTCAAGAATGGGCTCTTGTTAAAACAGGGTTACGGATTGTGGAATCACAAGGAGCGGGCTTTGTTCAATTTGGTTCTCAGGAGCTGTTTGCTGTGCCCGAAATGCAAATTCGTCCACGCAGTGGTTTGGCATTTAAAAACGGGATTACCGTATTGAATGCGCCAAGCACGATTGATGCGGACTATCGTGGCGAGATTATGATAACTCTTATAAATCATTCAAAAAATGACTTTATTATCAATGCAGGAGATCGTATTGCACAAGGAATTTGTTCTTTAGCTATTCATTTACCAGGGTTAAAAGTAAGAGATGTGGAACGAGGTGAGGGCGGCTTTGGTTCCAGCGGGAAAAATTGA
- a CDS encoding type II 3-dehydroquinate dehydratase, which translates to MNRVLFINGPNLGILGKRQVQIYGSETLHEITEKLIKIAKKNEIIIEDFQNNIEGEIVSFLNNNFVEYFYNGDKFNINKKSNQKLKHKLIGIIINPGAYTHTSIAIRDALEVFHHEKIPIFEVHISNIFAREEFRHMSYVSPIATGVISGLGSFGYEVALNKIIEMEKNA; encoded by the coding sequence ATGAATAGAGTTCTTTTTATAAATGGTCCTAATCTTGGTATATTAGGCAAAAGGCAAGTGCAAATATATGGCTCAGAAACTTTGCATGAAATAACTGAAAAATTAATAAAAATTGCTAAAAAAAATGAAATTATTATTGAGGATTTTCAAAATAATATTGAAGGTGAAATTGTTTCATTTTTAAATAATAATTTTGTTGAATATTTTTACAATGGTGATAAATTTAATATAAATAAAAAATCAAATCAAAAATTAAAGCATAAATTAATTGGGATTATTATAAATCCCGGTGCTTATACTCATACAAGTATAGCCATACGTGATGCCTTAGAGGTATTTCATCATGAAAAGATTCCTATTTTTGAAGTTCATATTAGTAACATTTTTGCTAGGGAAGAATTTCGACATATGTCATATGTCAGTCCTATTGCAACGGGAGTGATTTCGGGGCTAGGATCATTTGGGTATGAAGTTGCATTAAATAAAATCATAGAAATGGAAAAAAATGCTTGA
- a CDS encoding type I phosphomannose isomerase catalytic subunit, giving the protein MKNFFYKMDPFNFVPLIKTPWAGKKIAELKNKYFPNSLHLIPLSIGESWEVSTDSVFPSKISLPENEIVTLEELLKRDGKRILGHTISEKYGEHIPLLLKWLHADDLLSVQLHPKNNNPQLKENECGKPESWLVLDVEKNGYLYLGFKEGLSREQIIHYLLNDQPEKCLHRFEPQKFDYISVPPGCVHAVGNGVLVAEPQYILPKKSGKTWRISDWNRLYDENGYKSDKGKPRELHVHESLDAIDWNLPQGNNLEKLLVHKLQHDSVFLGNHYNPFAVQVFCHEGQERYHPLIKDSFTIVTVWSGKLVLTSDCDNIAMCAGESALISSDSQEVLLTLLKQGDDNPCAAFFALNEEVL; this is encoded by the coding sequence ATGAAGAATTTTTTTTATAAAATGGATCCATTTAATTTTGTTCCTTTAATAAAAACACCATGGGCCGGAAAAAAAATTGCAGAACTAAAAAATAAATATTTTCCTAATTCATTGCATTTAATTCCTCTATCAATTGGGGAATCTTGGGAAGTTTCAACTGATAGTGTTTTTCCATCAAAAATTTCCTTACCAGAAAACGAAATTGTAACTTTAGAAGAGTTATTAAAAAGAGATGGAAAAAGAATATTAGGTCACACTATTTCTGAAAAGTATGGTGAACATATTCCTTTGCTTTTAAAATGGCTGCATGCAGATGATCTGCTATCTGTTCAACTGCATCCTAAAAATAACAATCCTCAGTTAAAAGAGAATGAGTGTGGAAAACCTGAAAGTTGGCTTGTTTTAGATGTTGAAAAAAATGGATATCTTTATTTAGGATTTAAAGAAGGTTTATCTAGAGAACAAATTATTCATTATTTGTTAAATGATCAACCTGAAAAATGTCTCCATCGTTTTGAACCTCAAAAATTTGATTATATTTCAGTTCCACCAGGCTGTGTACATGCCGTAGGAAATGGAGTGCTTGTTGCAGAGCCTCAATATATTTTGCCAAAAAAATCTGGTAAGACATGGCGCATTTCCGATTGGAATCGATTGTATGACGAAAATGGTTATAAATCTGATAAGGGTAAACCAAGGGAACTTCATGTTCACGAGTCGTTGGATGCCATTGATTGGAATTTGCCACAAGGTAACAACTTAGAAAAATTATTAGTTCACAAACTACAGCATGACTCTGTTTTTTTAGGAAATCACTACAATCCTTTTGCTGTACAAGTCTTTTGTCATGAAGGACAAGAACGTTATCATCCGCTTATAAAGGATTCATTTACTATAGTGACAGTGTGGTCAGGTAAATTGGTTTTAACTTCTGATTGCGATAATATAGCAATGTGCGCAGGAGAAAGTGCTCTTATTTCTTCCGACTCTCAAGAAGTGTTATTAACCCTTCTTAAGCAGGGTGATGACAATCCTTGTGCCGCTTTTTTTGCTCTTAATGAAGAGGTTCTCTAA
- a CDS encoding radical SAM protein: MIELPLQKSKIGFYFHIPFCPHICPYCDFIKTSKFTKKDVTSFFEELTIQLEYFISKIPEYTKQHITVYFGGGTPGLFEASYYENFFNILRKNYIIEEATLETNPYTNIERRFEDYYNIGFNRITLGAQSLCLNTLKTLGRKHKPEHILNNIAWARKSGFENIQVDLIYGLKKGVRTISIQDEIKKLHDTGASGISAYALTIENRTLFAKSDYANEDIAAHEYLEILKICSLLNFRQHETSNFSSLETFHNNIYWYGYPYIGIGTGAHGLLPPTQENPFGIRYKIGNDSEKTYAPGNDQLIFSDKINRMKNFSVVYESPRSQREYFEEMIFTLLRTPKGIPLNWLNKYSNKENINEILKQNLKIKRAIHEGKILLSEVSIALSPEEKIRGDSWVADFISLI; this comes from the coding sequence AAAATTGGATTTTATTTTCATATTCCATTTTGTCCTCATATTTGTCCCTACTGTGACTTTATTAAAACTTCAAAATTTACTAAAAAAGATGTCACCTCCTTTTTTGAAGAATTAACAATTCAATTAGAGTATTTTATTTCAAAAATCCCTGAATACACAAAACAACATATTACAGTATATTTTGGAGGTGGAACGCCAGGATTATTTGAAGCATCATATTATGAAAATTTTTTTAATATATTAAGAAAAAATTATATTATTGAAGAAGCCACTCTTGAGACAAATCCTTATACAAATATAGAGCGGCGTTTTGAGGATTATTATAATATTGGATTTAATCGGATTACTCTAGGCGCACAGTCTTTGTGCTTAAATACCTTAAAAACCTTGGGAAGAAAACACAAGCCTGAGCATATATTAAATAATATTGCTTGGGCACGTAAATCTGGTTTTGAAAATATTCAAGTGGATTTAATTTATGGATTGAAAAAAGGAGTTAGAACAATTTCTATTCAAGATGAAATTAAAAAACTTCATGATACAGGTGCCTCAGGTATTTCAGCATATGCCTTGACTATTGAAAATCGAACACTCTTTGCGAAATCAGATTATGCCAACGAAGATATTGCAGCCCATGAGTATCTTGAAATACTGAAAATCTGTTCCTTATTAAACTTTAGACAACATGAAACAAGTAATTTTTCTTCTCTTGAAACCTTTCATAATAATATTTACTGGTATGGCTACCCTTATATCGGCATTGGAACAGGAGCCCATGGCCTACTACCTCCGACGCAGGAAAATCCTTTTGGCATACGCTATAAAATTGGAAATGACTCAGAAAAAACATATGCACCTGGAAATGATCAACTTATTTTTTCTGACAAAATAAATAGAATGAAAAATTTTTCTGTCGTATATGAAAGTCCACGATCCCAAAGGGAATATTTTGAAGAAATGATTTTCACATTATTGCGAACTCCAAAAGGAATTCCCTTAAATTGGCTAAATAAATATAGTAATAAAGAAAATATTAATGAAATATTGAAGCAGAATTTAAAAATAAAAAGAGCGATTCACGAGGGAAAAATTTTACTATCTGAAGTTTCCATTGCACTAAGTCCTGAGGAAAAAATAAGGGGTGATTCCTGGGTTGCAGATTTCATCTCCTTGATTTAA